A window of Benincasa hispida cultivar B227 chromosome 9, ASM972705v1, whole genome shotgun sequence genomic DNA:
ttttttaaaatcttgtatTTTTATCCTTCTTTAATCCAGCTTAACTTGTCCATTAGcaaacatttttctttctccACTAGCATCATAGCTGTAGAAATTTCTTCTCATTCAAAACTTTCTGCTCCTCTCCATAACAGATTAGATCTCCTCTTCTTGTATTCTTTCAGTGTCATTAACGTCAAATCTCAACATATGGACAAACTTCACCTCACTGTCCTGACgtccctttctttctttcaagaTGCTTTTGAAAACATTCCACGCCCCCTTCACTAAGCACTTCTCTAAAACCTGCCTTCTTCACCGTTAAAGCTAACTTGGGTCCTCAAATAGTTTTCTCAAGGCTACTTAAACTTACCTTCGAACCATTTGCCTtcattatttgaaaaaatataccCCCTAATTAGACAATTCCTTTTCTTGTTTGGACCCATCTATTCCAATGCAAAATGTGGTCCAACCCTTTCTTTCTTACTAGTTActccttttttctttcattGAAGTCCTCTAACCCTACCAGGCCTACACCTTTGACGTTAAAGCTTTTTCTACCGGGCCTTCTCCTCCAAACAGCCATCCACTCCCTAGAAATTTGGCAATTTTTCCTTCCTTGAGCCTGCGTATGTAACTTTATTAGACACCTCTTTGCCTTTTGTCTACCATATCAGTATTCTTAATCCTTTTATTATCCTTATCCTAATTATTTGTAACATTCATCCAACTGAAATACTCCTTAATCCACCGTTCTCTTGATGTCCAATAGATGGGGTCCCTtgattttatcatataatattgaAGTTTCCTCCTTTTACATGCCATGGACCTTCCACCCCTTTCTAGCCAGTAAATATTCTCGAACACACGTCACCACCTTgcattctttcatttctcctgCTGCTAGAATTACAATTTCACGAGGAATGAATCTACAGAAGTTCTTTCCTACTTCAATACAAGCTTCCGAACAATCTTCCAAATCTTTGGTCTTCTATGCCCACTGTAAGAGTCTCCCATATTCATCTTCAATGAATCTTAGAACCTTCTTTCGCATATTTATGGATGAAAATCTCACTTTTATCCGCCCTCCACCTTGGTAACACACTGCCACATTCCTTGCCTTCGAAATCCTCAATAAATATTAGACAATTGTAACtgattttttctaattttgttaCTACACAAAATGGGCTATATTTAAGTTGTGcataaaattttccatttttgaaaTCAACTCTAATTAATATGTTCCATAAGGTGATATATTTTCCTCCATTGAATTGAGAATTCTTCAAATTGTCTCAttattaacttctttttttttcctacacTGGATGAAGGCAGATGTTTCAAGGGAAATTGGCAATGGAATCTCAATCGTCAACAATGTTTGAGAGTAATTTGTTCTCTGATTCAACATTCtttgtaattaaatcattttcattAATTTGGTGGCCGATGCCTTTCAAGTGGTCTGTAGGTTACGACttaattcaaaatatacacaTGTTGATTCACAATTTTATCAATACTTCTTTAAACTAGATTTGATACATAAATTATTAAACTACATTCATATATACAGTGCAAGCTATATCAAACTAGATTCCGTGCTCGTAGGTTGACTTCCCTATGCATCCCGACTAAGGTCACCTCACTAAACTAGGTTATTCAGTAATTAGAACAAGGGACTAAAATTGTATTGAAAGataaaaagtaaagaaataCTGCAACTCTCAGAGTATTTTCGAACCTAAACCATCTAAGCCAGTGTCTACCTTCATCTCCCCCTACTCGGAATAATGACTAATATactcttaattccctgataataTCTTACCTCTATCATAATGGTACTGCTAACCGTTAACCACAATGGTTTGAAACATTGACCTCTAAGATATTCACGTTACCAACAAAAACAACCCAATTTAAGATGTTCATATCCAGTCTTTAACCTGCACATTGCACTTTATTTTCCCTGAAACTATTCAGAATTTATGAATTTGAGTTTCCTTCCCCTTGTGAACATCTGTTAGCCTAATGTTTGTTATTCACTTGAAAGAAttataaaatacataaaaaataattagcttttaaatttattactttaatatttttagtggTGAATGTTTGaagaacatttttcattttttcagaTAGTCAACCAGAAAAAGGCCTAGCATTATTTGTATCTGCTTTCTCATCAGGGCAATCCTTATGGCTGATTTCTGCTGAAGCAGCATTTGCTAGGGAAGACATGAAAACGAATGCAGTTTACGAGATTGGGGAGTTATTTGAATTAGGAATACAGCTATCttatctattattattattaggtcTTCTTGGGGTTGGTACCTTCTTTGTCATACGCCAAGTTCTTGTTCGTAGAGAACTCGATCTTTCTGCTAAAGAACTGCAAGTAAGAGTCCACATTTACAGATCTTGTAATGGTCAACTGTTCACTTTCGGCATACCTGTGTACTAAGTCTCTGAAAGCCCCATGAACGTATACTGAGCTTTTAAATATGCATTTGAAATCACCCCTTGAAGCAGGCGATTAGGGGAAGACGTCGATAGTCTAGCTCTGCTAATGCACTTTTCGTCCCTATTATTTGTTGGACAGGAACAAGTGAGAAGTGGTGATGCCAGTGCTATGGAATATTTTGAACTTGGTGCAGTTATGCTGAGGAGGAAGTTTTATCCTGCGGCCACGAAGTATTTGCTTCAGGCAATCGATAAGTGGGATGGGGACGATCAAGATCTTGCGCAGGTTTGATACTGCTAGCTCACTGACTTCTGAATCTTAGAATATCAAGAGTCTCCTATCATGTAGAAACTTCGATTCTCCACTTTGTTTTCGTTGATTTTAATCGAAACTGGATGGGTGATTTAACATGTAAATGAATCAAGAACACACTTCCTCGTGTATCTTTCCAAAATCTGTTGTTCCATTCATCGAGTTTCATATTTTCAGGTTTGTTCTACTTGGAAATGAGTTTATCTTTTTCAGATAAATATGTGTTCTCTGTTGCAATTCATTGAGCAAAATTTCATGAAAAGAAATGGGAGCCAAGCATTAGTTGTCTTGTTGAGTAGATCAAGGGTAAATATTTAATGATCTGGGCCGATATTTAACGATCTCATCTTTATTGTTTCTATCGTCTATGTTTGCAGGTTTACAATGCCCTCGGGGTTAGTTATGTGCGCGACGATAAGCTTGACAAGGGAATTGCCCAGTTTGAAACTGCTGTGAAGCTTCAACCTGGATATGTTACAGCTTGGAACAATCTTGGAGATGCatatgagaaaaagaaagaatacaaAGCAGCTCTGAAAGCTTTCGAAGAAGTTCTTCTTTTCGATCCGAACAACAAACTTGCTCGTCCAAGACGAGATGCATTGAAGGAGCGCGTGGAGATGTACAAAGGAGTTCCAGTGAAATCTAAAAACAGATGAGGATCATGGCCCTGGTAGCTTTTCTGTACTGATTTTGTTGAAAATGAGAATTTACATTTATTAATGTATTAGATGAGTATATTAGAGCTATGGATAAAGAGTATCTTGATGTTGTTGTGTATGGtaacttacaaaaaaaaaaaaaaaaaaaagagtagctTTGTTTTCTAAAATGTTTGTAGATATATGTATTTAGAAAAGCATTCATAAATACACCTGAACATCAATTAAGATTGATAGTTGAATTTTAACTTTACACCCTggttgaactttaaaaaaaaaaaagtaataataaaaaaatgatgataatTACTATGTTTTTAACATAATAATTTGCAAATATCTTAATCAGGGTTTGATTGTTGTGTTtatttggtctctaaacttttaaactGTCTAATAGATAAgttcttgaattttcaattttgtgtctaataaatctctgacaattatataatttttgaaaattaattagtccattagatacaaaatttgaATTGGAAAAATTATACTTTTGATCAATCCTTAGAtaacatttgagttttgaaactcaattttatctcaaattattCTATACAATTTgtctttatttttctaaaaaagaaacatCTTTTTAACCTTTTTGAAGAGTAAAAT
This region includes:
- the LOC120086419 gene encoding tetratricopeptide repeat domain-containing protein PYG7, chloroplastic isoform X2, with amino-acid sequence MLTYQFCGTLERAVDLMLGGFLNFRQMFQGKLAMESQSSTMFENSQPEKGLALFVSAFSSGQSLWLISAEAAFAREDMKTNAVYEIGELFELGIQLSYLLLLLGLLGVGTFFVIRQVLVRRELDLSAKELQEQVRSGDASAMEYFELGAVMLRRKFYPAATKYLLQAIDKWDGDDQDLAQVYNALGVSYVRDDKLDKGIAQFETAVKLQPGYVTAWNNLGDAYEKKKEYKAALKAFEEVLLFDPNNKLARPRRDALKERVEMYKGVPVKSKNR
- the LOC120086419 gene encoding tetratricopeptide repeat domain-containing protein PYG7, chloroplastic isoform X1 yields the protein MSLKMALQTSLSLHRSPSLSPSHSFLPFGSLQLKPHNLVLQEIMHHVDVPILRNVRKSCRLNVGRLSKLQMFQGKLAMESQSSTMFENSQPEKGLALFVSAFSSGQSLWLISAEAAFAREDMKTNAVYEIGELFELGIQLSYLLLLLGLLGVGTFFVIRQVLVRRELDLSAKELQEQVRSGDASAMEYFELGAVMLRRKFYPAATKYLLQAIDKWDGDDQDLAQVYNALGVSYVRDDKLDKGIAQFETAVKLQPGYVTAWNNLGDAYEKKKEYKAALKAFEEVLLFDPNNKLARPRRDALKERVEMYKGVPVKSKNR